A genomic window from Hyla sarda isolate aHylSar1 chromosome 8, aHylSar1.hap1, whole genome shotgun sequence includes:
- the LOC130285434 gene encoding uncharacterized protein LOC130285434 isoform X3 → MAASHQDLILSTLQELGKESFKRFKVFLRDKELLESLGYSPVSLVHLEDKDCVDVAERLISHYTRDGALRVTGIILEKINEKQLAEHLRTCSYANPLTNTINILASSLNRLSKDRFEAFIRELCRLRAPRGYNQIQREHLKGKSPMKVSEIIINSYTKRLGPAKVKQALGNINENQIRIDLEKELKANFMSKASWTSCGKISVAHQKPNVGALKNVTTLKTPTENAQPMGGPTGCTLGKSQQPGEDIKPEIGSHPITAAGIGDGEDRSADQKQIVGTGPRTKTLKKPNVNAQPKGSPAGHKPRKSRRPGEDIKSEIGSNPTTAAGIGDREDKLADQKQNVGTGTRTKTLKKPKGPGEDIKPKTGSDPTGQHLHEALGAPQTGSGEIHVVDQKMNVGVGESWKTNVQPLEDSTGCKPGKSQLLAPETGGGQVNGTDQKANVGARKSSKPPKKLTGKAQPTGGPTRCTTWKGQQLGEDRNPEIRRKPITEPKISGGAADYVRGMEELSIEDVKPKRREHKTKTKGNT, encoded by the exons ATGGCTGCCAGTCATCAGGACCTCATCCTCTCCACTCTCCAGGAACTCGGAAAGGAAAGTTTTAAAAGATTTAAAGTCTTCCTGAGAGATAAGGAACTATTAGAAAGTCTCGGATATAGTCCTGTCTCTCTAGTACATCTGGAGGATAAAGACTGTGTGGATGTGGCAGAACGTCTCATCAGTCATTACACCAGGGATGGAGCCCTGAGGGTCACCGGCATAATCCTGGAGAAGATCAACGAAAAGCAGCTGGCGGAACATCTCCG GACCTGTAGTTATGCAAATCCACTTACAAATACAATCAATATCCTGGCAAGCAGTCTGAACCGACTGTCCAAGGACCGCTTCGAAGCCTTCATCAGGGAGCTCTGTCGGCTTAGGGCTCCTCGTGGATACAATCAGATCCAGAGGGAACATCTCAAAGGAAAATCTCCAATGAAAGTGTCTGAAATCATCATAAATTCCTACACAAAAAGACTCGGGCCTGCGAAAGTCAAGCAAGCTCTGGGGAACATCAATGAAAATCAGATCCGGATCGATCTAGAGAAAGAGCTAAAAGCAA ATTTCATGAGTAAAGCTTCTTGGACAAGTTGCGGAAAGATCAGCGTTGCACACCAGAAGCCAAATGTTGGAGCATTAAAAAATGTTACGACCTTGAAAACACCAACTGAGAATGCACAACCCATGGGTGGTCCTACAGGATGTACACTAGGGAAAAGTCAACAACCTGGTGAAGATATAAAACCTGAAATTGGGAGTCATCCGATAACTG CTGCTGGGATAGGTGACGGAGAAGACAGATCAGCTGACCAAAAGCAGATTGTTGGAACAGGACCAAGAACTAAGACCttgaaaaagccaaatgtgaacgCACAACCCAAGGGAAGTCCTGCAGGACATAAACCAAGAAAAAGCCGACGACCTGGTGAAGATATAAAATCTGAAATAGGGAGTAATCCAACAACTG CGGCTGGGATAGGTGACAGAGAAGACAAATTAGCAGACCAAAAGCAGAATGTTGGAACAGGAACAAGAACTAAGACCTTGAAAAAGCCAAAGGGACCAGGAGAAGATATAAAACCTAAAACAGGAAGTGATCCAACTGGTCAACACCTACATGAAGCATTGGGTG CTCCTCAGACGGGCAGTGGAGAGATCCATGTAGTAGACCAGAAGATGAATGTCGGAGTAGGAGAAAGCTGGAAGACTAATGTACAACCCCTGGAGGACTCTACAGGATGTAAACCTGGAAAAAGCCAACTACTAG CTCCTGAGACTGGTGGTGGACAGGTCAATGGAACGGACCAGAAAGCGAATGTTGGAGCAAGAAAAAGTTCTAAACCCCCGAAAAAGCTGACTGGGAAAGCCCAACCCACGGGGGGTCCTACACGATGTACAACATGGAAAGGCCAACAACTGGGTGAAGATAGAAATCCTGAAATAAGAAGAAAACCTATAACGG AGCCTAAAATCTCTGGTGGGGCCGCCGACTACGTACGTGGGATGGAGGAGCTAAGTATAGAAGACGTGAAACCGAAAAGACGAGAACACAAGACAAAAACAAAAGGAAACACCTaa
- the LOC130285434 gene encoding uncharacterized protein LOC130285434 isoform X1, protein MLIHRLIRIESESQRSESACYFLFSVETMAASHQDLILSTLQELGKESFKRFKVFLRDKELLESLGYSPVSLVHLEDKDCVDVAERLISHYTRDGALRVTGIILEKINEKQLAEHLRTCSYANPLTNTINILASSLNRLSKDRFEAFIRELCRLRAPRGYNQIQREHLKGKSPMKVSEIIINSYTKRLGPAKVKQALGNINENQIRIDLEKELKANFMSKASWTSCGKISVAHQKPNVGALKNVTTLKTPTENAQPMGGPTGCTLGKSQQPGEDIKPEIGSHPITAAGIGDGEDRSADQKQIVGTGPRTKTLKKPNVNAQPKGSPAGHKPRKSRRPGEDIKSEIGSNPTTAAGIGDREDKLADQKQNVGTGTRTKTLKKPKGPGEDIKPKTGSDPTGQHLHEALGAPQTGSGEIHVVDQKMNVGVGESWKTNVQPLEDSTGCKPGKSQLLAPETGGGQVNGTDQKANVGARKSSKPPKKLTGKAQPTGGPTRCTTWKGQQLGEDRNPEIRRKPITEPKISGGAADYVRGMEELSIEDVKPKRREHKTKTKGNT, encoded by the exons aattgaaagtgaaagtcagCGGAGCGAGTCAGCTTGTTACTTCCTGTTCTCGGTGGAGACAATGGCTGCCAGTCATCAGGACCTCATCCTCTCCACTCTCCAGGAACTCGGAAAGGAAAGTTTTAAAAGATTTAAAGTCTTCCTGAGAGATAAGGAACTATTAGAAAGTCTCGGATATAGTCCTGTCTCTCTAGTACATCTGGAGGATAAAGACTGTGTGGATGTGGCAGAACGTCTCATCAGTCATTACACCAGGGATGGAGCCCTGAGGGTCACCGGCATAATCCTGGAGAAGATCAACGAAAAGCAGCTGGCGGAACATCTCCG GACCTGTAGTTATGCAAATCCACTTACAAATACAATCAATATCCTGGCAAGCAGTCTGAACCGACTGTCCAAGGACCGCTTCGAAGCCTTCATCAGGGAGCTCTGTCGGCTTAGGGCTCCTCGTGGATACAATCAGATCCAGAGGGAACATCTCAAAGGAAAATCTCCAATGAAAGTGTCTGAAATCATCATAAATTCCTACACAAAAAGACTCGGGCCTGCGAAAGTCAAGCAAGCTCTGGGGAACATCAATGAAAATCAGATCCGGATCGATCTAGAGAAAGAGCTAAAAGCAA ATTTCATGAGTAAAGCTTCTTGGACAAGTTGCGGAAAGATCAGCGTTGCACACCAGAAGCCAAATGTTGGAGCATTAAAAAATGTTACGACCTTGAAAACACCAACTGAGAATGCACAACCCATGGGTGGTCCTACAGGATGTACACTAGGGAAAAGTCAACAACCTGGTGAAGATATAAAACCTGAAATTGGGAGTCATCCGATAACTG CTGCTGGGATAGGTGACGGAGAAGACAGATCAGCTGACCAAAAGCAGATTGTTGGAACAGGACCAAGAACTAAGACCttgaaaaagccaaatgtgaacgCACAACCCAAGGGAAGTCCTGCAGGACATAAACCAAGAAAAAGCCGACGACCTGGTGAAGATATAAAATCTGAAATAGGGAGTAATCCAACAACTG CGGCTGGGATAGGTGACAGAGAAGACAAATTAGCAGACCAAAAGCAGAATGTTGGAACAGGAACAAGAACTAAGACCTTGAAAAAGCCAAAGGGACCAGGAGAAGATATAAAACCTAAAACAGGAAGTGATCCAACTGGTCAACACCTACATGAAGCATTGGGTG CTCCTCAGACGGGCAGTGGAGAGATCCATGTAGTAGACCAGAAGATGAATGTCGGAGTAGGAGAAAGCTGGAAGACTAATGTACAACCCCTGGAGGACTCTACAGGATGTAAACCTGGAAAAAGCCAACTACTAG CTCCTGAGACTGGTGGTGGACAGGTCAATGGAACGGACCAGAAAGCGAATGTTGGAGCAAGAAAAAGTTCTAAACCCCCGAAAAAGCTGACTGGGAAAGCCCAACCCACGGGGGGTCCTACACGATGTACAACATGGAAAGGCCAACAACTGGGTGAAGATAGAAATCCTGAAATAAGAAGAAAACCTATAACGG AGCCTAAAATCTCTGGTGGGGCCGCCGACTACGTACGTGGGATGGAGGAGCTAAGTATAGAAGACGTGAAACCGAAAAGACGAGAACACAAGACAAAAACAAAAGGAAACACCTaa
- the LOC130285434 gene encoding uncharacterized protein LOC130285434 isoform X2 encodes MLIHRLIRIESESQRSESACYFLFSVETMAASHQDLILSTLQELGKESFKRFKVFLRDKELLESLGYSPVSLVHLEDKDCVDVAERLISHYTRDGALRVTGIILEKINEKQLAEHLRTCSYANPLTNTINILASSLNRLSKDRFEAFIRELCRLRAPRGYNQIQREHLKGKSPMKVSEIIINSYTKRLGPAKVKQALGNINENQIRIDLEKELKANFMSKASWTSCGKISVAHQKPNVGALKNVTTLKTPTENAQPMGGPTGCTLGKSQQPGEDIKPEIGSHPITAAGIGDGEDRSADQKQIVGTGPRTKTLKKPNVNAQPKGSPAGHKPRKSRRPAAGIGDREDKLADQKQNVGTGTRTKTLKKPKGPGEDIKPKTGSDPTGQHLHEALGAPQTGSGEIHVVDQKMNVGVGESWKTNVQPLEDSTGCKPGKSQLLAPETGGGQVNGTDQKANVGARKSSKPPKKLTGKAQPTGGPTRCTTWKGQQLGEDRNPEIRRKPITEPKISGGAADYVRGMEELSIEDVKPKRREHKTKTKGNT; translated from the exons aattgaaagtgaaagtcagCGGAGCGAGTCAGCTTGTTACTTCCTGTTCTCGGTGGAGACAATGGCTGCCAGTCATCAGGACCTCATCCTCTCCACTCTCCAGGAACTCGGAAAGGAAAGTTTTAAAAGATTTAAAGTCTTCCTGAGAGATAAGGAACTATTAGAAAGTCTCGGATATAGTCCTGTCTCTCTAGTACATCTGGAGGATAAAGACTGTGTGGATGTGGCAGAACGTCTCATCAGTCATTACACCAGGGATGGAGCCCTGAGGGTCACCGGCATAATCCTGGAGAAGATCAACGAAAAGCAGCTGGCGGAACATCTCCG GACCTGTAGTTATGCAAATCCACTTACAAATACAATCAATATCCTGGCAAGCAGTCTGAACCGACTGTCCAAGGACCGCTTCGAAGCCTTCATCAGGGAGCTCTGTCGGCTTAGGGCTCCTCGTGGATACAATCAGATCCAGAGGGAACATCTCAAAGGAAAATCTCCAATGAAAGTGTCTGAAATCATCATAAATTCCTACACAAAAAGACTCGGGCCTGCGAAAGTCAAGCAAGCTCTGGGGAACATCAATGAAAATCAGATCCGGATCGATCTAGAGAAAGAGCTAAAAGCAA ATTTCATGAGTAAAGCTTCTTGGACAAGTTGCGGAAAGATCAGCGTTGCACACCAGAAGCCAAATGTTGGAGCATTAAAAAATGTTACGACCTTGAAAACACCAACTGAGAATGCACAACCCATGGGTGGTCCTACAGGATGTACACTAGGGAAAAGTCAACAACCTGGTGAAGATATAAAACCTGAAATTGGGAGTCATCCGATAACTG CTGCTGGGATAGGTGACGGAGAAGACAGATCAGCTGACCAAAAGCAGATTGTTGGAACAGGACCAAGAACTAAGACCttgaaaaagccaaatgtgaacgCACAACCCAAGGGAAGTCCTGCAGGACATAAACCAAGAAAAAGCCGACGACCTG CGGCTGGGATAGGTGACAGAGAAGACAAATTAGCAGACCAAAAGCAGAATGTTGGAACAGGAACAAGAACTAAGACCTTGAAAAAGCCAAAGGGACCAGGAGAAGATATAAAACCTAAAACAGGAAGTGATCCAACTGGTCAACACCTACATGAAGCATTGGGTG CTCCTCAGACGGGCAGTGGAGAGATCCATGTAGTAGACCAGAAGATGAATGTCGGAGTAGGAGAAAGCTGGAAGACTAATGTACAACCCCTGGAGGACTCTACAGGATGTAAACCTGGAAAAAGCCAACTACTAG CTCCTGAGACTGGTGGTGGACAGGTCAATGGAACGGACCAGAAAGCGAATGTTGGAGCAAGAAAAAGTTCTAAACCCCCGAAAAAGCTGACTGGGAAAGCCCAACCCACGGGGGGTCCTACACGATGTACAACATGGAAAGGCCAACAACTGGGTGAAGATAGAAATCCTGAAATAAGAAGAAAACCTATAACGG AGCCTAAAATCTCTGGTGGGGCCGCCGACTACGTACGTGGGATGGAGGAGCTAAGTATAGAAGACGTGAAACCGAAAAGACGAGAACACAAGACAAAAACAAAAGGAAACACCTaa
- the LOC130284606 gene encoding pyrin-like: protein MAASCQDLVLSTLQELGKDSFKRFKSSLRDEEFLGPHNFKTIPLIQLEDKDCVDVTERLISHYTRDGALWVTYIILEKINEKQLAERLRKHLPSKYMEL, encoded by the exons ATGGCGGCCAGTTGTCAGGACCTCGTTCTCTCCACTCTCCAGGAACTCGGAAAAGATAGTTTCAAAAGGTTTAAATCCTCCCTGAGAGATGAGGAATTCTTAGGACCCCACAACTTTAAGACGATCCCCCTAATACAACTGGAGGACAAAGACTGTGTGGATGTGACGGAACGTCTTATCAGTCACTACACCAGAGATGGAGCCCTATGGGTCACCTACATAATCCTGGAGAAGATCAACGAAAAGCAGCTGGCGGAACGTCTCCG GAAACATTTACCTTCTAAATACATGGAACTGTGA